A genome region from Camarhynchus parvulus chromosome 15, STF_HiC, whole genome shotgun sequence includes the following:
- the LOC115909344 gene encoding uncharacterized protein LOC115909344 isoform X2, with amino-acid sequence MVQQNQYHPSLPAEERGSPTVQPPGRGRNFSRTGRKRFRQELRAKPGRHQAQRPKTAQQPQGPGTPASARDKAELTTRHPSVQWGLEPGRATASTVSGQDLVGPEQGAGISARPRCGSLGPSPATAQCGATSVPAVKGRRQQGPGRGCRCSKHLGKCEYQIAPHEVRYQLHNVDSRTLFHCNCTCRLARCLHRAKDCSDMDLAVLADRITMDCFVLELPAACSPGRGSQHSCTMMTRAVLVPAQQLKKILRRWGPLHVSSKAKHLR; translated from the exons ATGGTGCAGCAGAATCAGTACCACCCCAGCCTAccagcagaggagaggggcagcCCCACTGTTCAGCCCCCGGGCAGGGGAAGGAATTTCTCTAGAACAGGGCGTAAGCGATTTCGACAGGAACTGAGGGCAAAGCCTGGGCGCCACCAGGCACAGAGACCTAAGACAGCCCAGCAACCCCAGGGCCCAGGTACCCCTGCGTCAGCCAGGGACAAGGCTGAGCTCACAACCAGGCACCCATCAGTGCAGTGGGGGCTAGAGCCTGGCCGTGCAACAGCATCGACAGTGTCAGGCCAGGATTTGGTTGGACCAGAGCAAGGAGCTGGAATCTCAGCACGTCCTCGGTGTGGCAGCCTTGgacccagcccagccacagcacagtGTGGAGCCACCTCTGTACCAGCTGTGAAGGGACgcaggcagcagg GCCCGGGCAGGGGGTGCAGGTGCAGCAAGCACCTGGGTAAGTGTGAGTACCAGATTGCACCCCATGAGGTGAGGTACCAGCTGCACAACGTGGACAGCCGGACACTCTTCCACTGCAACTGCACGTGCAG GCTGGCACGGTGCCTCCACAGGGCAAAGGACTGCAGCGACATGGACTTGGCTGTCCTGGCTGACCGCATCACCATGGACTGCTTTGTGCtagagctgcctgctgcctgcagcccaggcagggggTCACAGCACAG ctgtaCCATGATGACCAGGGCTGTGCTTGtacctgcacagcagctcaaaAAGATTCTAAGACGCTGGGGCCCTCTGCATGTGAGCTCCAAGGCCAAGCATCTACGCTGA
- the INPP5J gene encoding phosphatidylinositol 4,5-bisphosphate 5-phosphatase A codes for MDPARCGSADRGSASGAGSRPGPPRGPGSAARLPPDAGVSAAPFLGGGVPGGRRSSRLDGHGFGHGCPRRARTEERPQAHTPPEGLQLPALLSPGPGGPPYPAAPGRVTFPAPAPPERREMLPKAESSDHIAAWAGPAVPRAPTLPKAVSSEFLAGGWAGLSPRAEPGELPVLARPLGRLGPSDVCDLLPDCPGRAPEDGAFRITVVTWNVGTAMPPNDVTSLLHLNTGETNDVDMIAIGLQEVNSKINKRLKDALFTDQWSELFMDVLSPFHFILVSTVRMQGVILLVFAKYYHLPFLQDIQTDCTRTGLGGYWGNKGGVSVRLSIFGHMVCFLNCHLPAHLEKAEQRKEDFATILHMQQFEGPVANGILDHDLVFWFGDLNFRIESLDICFVKYAIDSNVLSQLWEKDQLNIAKSTWPVLRGFQEGPLNFPPTFKFDVGTNKYDSSAKKRKPAWTDRILWKIKPPSKGLGTGGHRPSQGVLSVSQLCYCSHMEYTVSDHKPVAAIFAVQFASKVDKPLVEIYVADEWSRPEQAVVRYKMAVGFHRSSWDWIGLYRVGFRHPKDYVSYVWARSDDGERCLEKQLCAQVMFSEEALPKGNGEYILGYYSNTSSSIAGVTEPFQISLPRSEEGSSSTDSSGSSSEEDDSTLVLLAPKSRSPSPGKMKRHRSRSPSLAKFQGLILRPSSRDRGTSRSPSPQSRCSLPRNIPTIHLPHEELGHHEVKSKELEQAAESPDSSSFYQTVQEKSGLWRVSADSSLTRADPRNLGLLPALRLEMIDQALGRRQESADQGYYPCRRMSTTSPPACGPSPKEGHSPQELDRHSCAMGR; via the exons ATGGACCCGGCCCGGTGCGGCAGCGCCGACCGGGGCTCGGCCTCCGGTGCGGGGTCTCGACCCGGCCCCCCGCGCGGCCCCGGGAGCGCGGCTCGGCTCCCGCCCGACGCTGGGGTTTCGGCGGCGCCTTTCCTCGGCGGCGGCGTCCCGGGCGGCCGTAGGAGCTCCAGACTGGACGGGCACGGCTTTGGGCACGGCTGCCCGCGGCGCGCAAGAACCGAGGAGCGGCCCCAGGCCCATACCCCGCCCGAGGGTCTCCAGCTGCCGGCCTTGCTGTCCCCCGGCCCGGGCGGCCCCCCGTAcccggcagcgcccggccgGGTCACCTtccccgcgccggccccgccggaGCGGCGGGAGATGCTGCCCAAAGCGGAATCCAGCGACCACATTGCGGCCTGGGCGggccccgccgtgccccgcgCCCCAACGCTGCCCAAGGCCGTCTCCAGCGAGTTCCTTGCCGGCGGGTGGGCGGGCCTGAGCCCCCGAGCGGAGCCGGGAGAGCTGCCCGTCCTCGCCCGGCCCCTCGGTCGTCTCGGCCCCAGCGACGTCTGCGATCTGCTGCCGGACTGCCCGGGACGAGCCCCGGAGGACGGCGCGTTCCG CATCACAGTGGTCACCTGGAACGTAGGTACAGCCATGCCCCCAAATGATGTGACATCCCTGCTGCACCTCAACACGGGCGAGACAAACGATGTGGACATGATCGCCATTGG GCTGCAGGAGGTAAACTCAAAGATAAACAAACGCTTGAAGGATGCCCTCTTCACAGATCAGTGGAGTGAACTCTTCATGGATGTGCTAAGCCCCTTCCACTTCATCCTG GTCAGCACAGTGAGGATGCAAGGTGTGATCCTGCTGGTGTTTGCCAAGTACTACCACCTGCCCTTCCTTCAGGACATCCAGACAGACTgcaccaggacagggctggggggatACTGG GGCAACAAGGGTGGGGTGAGTGTTCGTCTCTCCATCTTCGGCCACATGGTCTGCTTCCTGAACTGCCACCTGCCAGCACACCTGGAAAAGGCGGAGCAGCGCAAGGAGGACTTTGCCACCATACTGCACATGCAGCAGTTTGAGGGGCCCGTGGCCAACGGCATCCTGGACCATGA CCTCGTGTTCTGGTTCGGGGACCTCAATTTCCGCATTGAGAGCCTGGACATCTGTTTTGTGAAGTATGCCATTGACAGCAATGTCCTGAGCCAGCTCTGGGAGAAGGATCAG CTGAACATTGCCAAAAGCACGTGGCCTGTTCTCAGAGGCTTCCAGGAGGGACCCCTGAACTTCCCACCCACTTTCAAGTTTGATGTGGGCACCAACAAGTATGACAGCAG TGCCAAGAAGCGAAAACCTGCCTGGACTGACCGCATCCTGTGGAAGATAAAACCTCCCAGCAAGGGGttgggcacaggtgggcaccGGCCCAGCCAGGGTGTGCTGTCAGTGAGCCAGCTGTGCTACTGCAGTCACATGGAATACACTGTCAGCGACCACAAGCCAGTAGCTGCCATCTTTGCCGTGCAG TTTGCTTCCAAGGTGGACAAGCCCCTGGTTGAGATTTATGTGGCTGATGAGTGGAGCAGGCCTGAGCAAGCAGTTGTCAGGTACAAGATGGCTGTTGGCTTCCACCGGAGCTCCTGGGACTGGATAGGACTCTACCGG GTAGGCTTTCGGCACCCTAAAGACTACGTGTCCTATGTCTGGGCCAGGAGTGATGATGGGGAGCGCTgcctggagaagcagctgtgtGCACAG gtgatGTTCTCTGAGGAAGCACTGCCCAAGGGGAATGGAGAGTACATCCTTGGATACTACAGCAACACTTCCAGTAGCATCGCTGGTGTGACTGAGCCCTTCCAG ATTTCCCTACCCAGGTCAgaggagggcagcagctctACAgacagctcaggcagcagctcagaagaGGATGACAGTACACTTGTCCTCCTGGCTCCCAAATCCCGTAGTCCCAGCCCGGGCAAGATGAAACGTCACCGGAGCCgaagccccagcctggccaagTTCCAGGGCCTGATCCTGCGGCCATCAAGCCGGGACAGGGGTACAAGCCGCAGTCCCTCACCCCAGAGCCGTTGCAGCCTCCCCAGGAATATCCCCACCATCCATCTGCCCCATGAGGAGCTGGGGCACCATGAAGTCAAAAGCAAGGAGCTGGAACAGGCAGCTGAGAGCCCAGACAGCAGCTCGTTCTACCAGACTGTGCAGGAGAAAAGTGGCCTCTGGCGTGTCTCTGCTGACAGCTCTCTGACCAGGGCTGACCCGCGGAACCTGggcctgctgcctgcactgcgCCTGGAGATGATTGACCAGGCCCTAGGCCGGCGGCAGGAGAGCGCAGACCAGGGCTATTATCCCTGCCGGAGAATGAGCACCACCAGCCCCCCAGCCTGTGGCCCCTCCCCAAAGGaggggcacagcccccaggaACTGGACAGACATAGCTGTGCCATGGGCCGCTGA
- the LOC115909344 gene encoding uncharacterized protein LOC115909344 isoform X1: MVQQNQYHPSLPAEERGSPTVQPPGRGRNFSRTGRKRFRQELRAKPGRHQAQRPKTAQQPQGPGTPASARDKAELTTRHPSVQWGLEPGRATASTVSGQDLVGPEQGAGISARPRCGSLGPSPATAQCGATSVPAVKGRRQQGPGRGCRCSKHLGKCEYQIAPHEVRYQLHNVDSRTLFHCNCTCRLARCLHRAKDCSDMDLAVLADRITMDCFVLELPAACSPGRGSQHSSCTMMTRAVLVPAQQLKKILRRWGPLHVSSKAKHLR; this comes from the exons ATGGTGCAGCAGAATCAGTACCACCCCAGCCTAccagcagaggagaggggcagcCCCACTGTTCAGCCCCCGGGCAGGGGAAGGAATTTCTCTAGAACAGGGCGTAAGCGATTTCGACAGGAACTGAGGGCAAAGCCTGGGCGCCACCAGGCACAGAGACCTAAGACAGCCCAGCAACCCCAGGGCCCAGGTACCCCTGCGTCAGCCAGGGACAAGGCTGAGCTCACAACCAGGCACCCATCAGTGCAGTGGGGGCTAGAGCCTGGCCGTGCAACAGCATCGACAGTGTCAGGCCAGGATTTGGTTGGACCAGAGCAAGGAGCTGGAATCTCAGCACGTCCTCGGTGTGGCAGCCTTGgacccagcccagccacagcacagtGTGGAGCCACCTCTGTACCAGCTGTGAAGGGACgcaggcagcagg GCCCGGGCAGGGGGTGCAGGTGCAGCAAGCACCTGGGTAAGTGTGAGTACCAGATTGCACCCCATGAGGTGAGGTACCAGCTGCACAACGTGGACAGCCGGACACTCTTCCACTGCAACTGCACGTGCAG GCTGGCACGGTGCCTCCACAGGGCAAAGGACTGCAGCGACATGGACTTGGCTGTCCTGGCTGACCGCATCACCATGGACTGCTTTGTGCtagagctgcctgctgcctgcagcccaggcagggggTCACAGCACAG cagctgtaCCATGATGACCAGGGCTGTGCTTGtacctgcacagcagctcaaaAAGATTCTAAGACGCTGGGGCCCTCTGCATGTGAGCTCCAAGGCCAAGCATCTACGCTGA
- the LOC115909611 gene encoding group 3 secretory phospholipase A2-like, whose amino-acid sequence MAGALDGGASGLPPAASRACWARRDPRLARAFRAACAQRPPAAPGAALRGALSALWRRRAACTDPVPPGPQRRRRRGWTLPGTLWCGAGNSAGNWSELGLFRGPDRCCREHDQCWAQITALQFNYGIRNYRLHTVSHCDCDNRFRQCLLAINDTVSNIIGVTFFNLLEVPCFVLEESEECIQWRWWGG is encoded by the exons ATGGCGGGTGCGCTGGACGGGGGCG CGTCTGGGCTGCCCCCGGCCGCCTCCCGCGCCTGCTGGGCCCGCCGTGATCCGCGCCTCGCGCGCGCCTTCCGTGCCGCCTGCGCGCAACGCCCGCCTGCCGCGCCCGGGGCTGCGCTGCGCGGGGCCCTGTCCGCGCTGTGGCGGCGTCGTGCCGCCTGCACCGACCCCGTGCCGCCGGGACCGCaacgccgccgccgccggggctgGACGCTGCCAGGAACGCTGTGGTGCGGCGCGGGGAACTCGGCGGGGAACTGGAGCGAGCTGG GGCTCTTCCGCGGCCCCGACCGGTGCTGTCGGGAGCATGACCAGTGCTGGGCGCAGATCACGGCGCTGCAGTTCAATTACGGCATCCGCAACTATCGCCTACACACCGTGTCCCACTGCGATTGCGACAACAG GTTCCGGCAGTGCCTGCTCGCCATCAACGACACCGTTTCCAACATCATCGGCGTCACATTCTTCAACCTGTTGGAGGTGCCGTGCTTTGTGCTGGAAGAGAGCGAGGAGTGCATCCAGTGGCGCTGGTGGGGCGGGTGA
- the SELENOM gene encoding selenoprotein M → MHGGVRVPVARGTWQRPGPGPGLRLWLWPLLAAALAAGSGSEHPRLRETVLQDLARGKVETCGGURLNRLREVKAFVTQDIPFYHNLEMKHLPGADPELVLLSLRYEELERIPLSDMTREEINQLVQELGFYRKETPDAPVPEEFQFAPAKSLPILLPPQAPTADGKTPPKHDKEEHPDL, encoded by the exons ATGCACGGCGGCGTGCGCGTGCCCGTGGCGCGCGGGACGTGGCAGCG gccggggccggggccggggctgcggctgtggctgtggccgctgctggcggcggcgctggcggcgggCAGCGGCTCGGAGCACCCCCGACTCCGCGAGACCGTGCTGCAGGACCTGGCCCGCGGCAAGGTGGAG ACCTGCGGCGGGTGACGGCTGAATCGCCTCAGGGAG GTGAAGGCGTTCGTCACCCAGGACATACCGTTCTA CCATAACCTGGAGATGAAACACCTGCCTGGTGCTGACCCTGAGCTTGTGCTCCTCAGCCTCCGGTATGAGGAGCTAGAG AGAATTCCCCTGAGCGACATGACCCGGGAAGAGATCAACCAGCTGGTGCAGGAGTTGGGCTTCTACCGCAAGGAGACGCCTGATGCCCCTGTGCCAGAGGAGTTCCAGTTTGCCCCTGCCAAATCTCTGCCAATACTGCTGCCCCCCCAAGCACCCACTGCTGATGGCAAGACCCCACCCAAACATGACAAGGAAGAACACCCAGACCTCTAG
- the LOC115909344 gene encoding uncharacterized protein LOC115909344 isoform X3 produces MVQQNQYHPSLPAEERGSPTVQPPGRGRNFSRTGRKRFRQELRAKPGRHQAQRPKTAQQPQGPGTPASARDKAELTTRHPSVQWGLEPGRATASTVSGQDLVGPEQGAGISARPRCGSLGPSPATAQCGATSVPAVKGRRQQGPGRGCRCSKHLGKCEYQIAPHEVRYQLHNVDSRTLFHCNCTCRLARCLHRAKDCSDMDLAVLADRITMDCFVLELPAACSPGRGSQHSVWGRLELEEGKTQVN; encoded by the exons ATGGTGCAGCAGAATCAGTACCACCCCAGCCTAccagcagaggagaggggcagcCCCACTGTTCAGCCCCCGGGCAGGGGAAGGAATTTCTCTAGAACAGGGCGTAAGCGATTTCGACAGGAACTGAGGGCAAAGCCTGGGCGCCACCAGGCACAGAGACCTAAGACAGCCCAGCAACCCCAGGGCCCAGGTACCCCTGCGTCAGCCAGGGACAAGGCTGAGCTCACAACCAGGCACCCATCAGTGCAGTGGGGGCTAGAGCCTGGCCGTGCAACAGCATCGACAGTGTCAGGCCAGGATTTGGTTGGACCAGAGCAAGGAGCTGGAATCTCAGCACGTCCTCGGTGTGGCAGCCTTGgacccagcccagccacagcacagtGTGGAGCCACCTCTGTACCAGCTGTGAAGGGACgcaggcagcagg GCCCGGGCAGGGGGTGCAGGTGCAGCAAGCACCTGGGTAAGTGTGAGTACCAGATTGCACCCCATGAGGTGAGGTACCAGCTGCACAACGTGGACAGCCGGACACTCTTCCACTGCAACTGCACGTGCAG GCTGGCACGGTGCCTCCACAGGGCAAAGGACTGCAGCGACATGGACTTGGCTGTCCTGGCTGACCGCATCACCATGGACTGCTTTGTGCtagagctgcctgctgcctgcagcccaggcagggggTCACAGCACAG TGTCTGGGGAAGGCTGGAGCTTGAGGAGGGAAAGACCCAGGTGAATTAA